Proteins encoded within one genomic window of Zestosphaera sp.:
- the lpdA gene encoding dihydrolipoyl dehydrogenase — MGLRYDVAVIGGGPAGYVAAVTAVQQGLRVALVERRYLGGECSNWGCIPSKALIELGNALGSVKTLNRHGITVRVEGIDRGRVLRHVSRAVVKAREGVKYLLSEVEVIEGVGRLKDVHTVKVGDAGTMEVEASNIILATGTEPKTVSTFSFDGVRVIHNRHFFELDSLPNSIVIVGAGAIGCEISEALAQLGVEVHLVEIMGKILPEVDSDVSDVVSKYLVKSGVKIYTSSKAQFSGHLDNEVVVRISNDRGTTEVRAEKVLIAAGRSYNTKNLGLAEAGVELDDRGVVLVNDLMRTTVPNIYAAGDITGPPLLAHKAFREGMIAAEAIAGVEEPLPRGPIPMVIYTHPEVGFVGLSEVQAANAGVNYRVVKLPYTVLGRDSTSVKSTPDGFVKLVLDKNAAKILGVAIVGNGAADVIHLFSLAISQHLTLQSLRKAIITHPTYSELFSEAVSNALGRPLHVPKQL; from the coding sequence ATGGGCTTGAGGTACGACGTGGCGGTCATCGGCGGGGGGCCTGCTGGCTACGTGGCAGCTGTGACGGCCGTCCAGCAAGGGCTAAGGGTTGCGCTCGTCGAGCGGAGGTACTTAGGCGGTGAGTGTAGCAACTGGGGTTGCATACCCTCTAAAGCACTGATAGAGTTGGGCAACGCCTTAGGTAGCGTTAAGACCTTAAACAGGCACGGCATCACAGTGAGGGTGGAAGGCATCGATAGGGGTAGGGTGTTGAGGCATGTCTCAAGGGCTGTGGTTAAGGCCAGGGAGGGCGTCAAATACCTCCTCAGCGAGGTGGAGGTCATTGAAGGGGTTGGGAGGCTTAAGGATGTCCACACAGTCAAAGTAGGGGACGCGGGGACTATGGAGGTTGAGGCAAGCAACATCATCCTGGCAACGGGGACCGAGCCTAAGACCGTGTCGACCTTCAGTTTCGACGGCGTGAGGGTAATACATAACAGACACTTCTTCGAGCTGGACTCGCTCCCTAACTCGATAGTGATAGTGGGGGCTGGGGCGATAGGTTGCGAGATCTCTGAGGCCCTGGCGCAACTAGGTGTGGAGGTACACCTGGTCGAGATCATGGGTAAGATACTTCCAGAGGTCGATAGCGACGTCAGCGACGTCGTGTCTAAGTACCTTGTGAAGTCCGGTGTCAAAATATATACTTCGTCCAAAGCGCAGTTCAGCGGACACCTAGATAATGAAGTCGTGGTCAGGATCTCGAACGATAGGGGGACTACTGAAGTGCGTGCGGAGAAGGTGCTCATAGCGGCTGGCAGAAGTTACAATACAAAAAACCTGGGGCTGGCCGAGGCGGGGGTTGAGCTAGATGACAGGGGTGTCGTGCTCGTAAACGACCTGATGAGGACGACCGTGCCCAATATATATGCTGCCGGCGACATTACAGGCCCCCCACTCCTAGCTCATAAGGCCTTCAGGGAAGGCATGATAGCGGCCGAAGCTATTGCAGGGGTTGAGGAACCTCTCCCCAGGGGGCCCATACCAATGGTCATATACACGCACCCGGAGGTAGGGTTTGTGGGGTTGAGCGAGGTTCAGGCCGCCAACGCCGGCGTGAATTACAGGGTCGTGAAACTGCCCTATACGGTGCTCGGAAGGGACTCCACTTCAGTTAAATCAACCCCCGACGGCTTCGTCAAACTCGTACTGGATAAGAACGCTGCCAAGATTCTGGGAGTCGCTATAGTTGGTAACGGAGCCGCTGACGTAATACATCTCTTCTCACTGGCTATCAGTCAGCACCTTACACTCCAATCGTTGAGGAAGGCAATCATAACACACCCAACATATTCAGAGCTTTTCAGCGAGGCCGTATCAAATGCTCTAGGGAGGCCGCTCCACGTCCCTAAGCAATTATGA
- a CDS encoding flavodoxin family protein, translated as MEPVSVLGLNASPRKYGNTYKLLEVALETASIYGAETKLIHIYDYDIRPCEGCLSDEQLACRPPCINDGSWALLKEILNSDALIVATPVFWYGPSGHLKNLIDKLTVFENMIFIDGKSWVEGKVAGFIAVGAEAGAAMTIAYLMSVFNSFGYLIPPWALAYYQGTDDVLKSREAVMDAANIGKIVVEAAELVRGRPSIKWYDPQIQEVLAGMNVLTKVADKARRLKDVTTSKRAEFIGRLLETDANRYRDSDPG; from the coding sequence GTGGAGCCGGTCAGCGTCTTAGGCCTGAACGCCTCCCCGAGGAAGTATGGAAACACGTATAAACTGCTTGAGGTAGCGCTTGAGACGGCGTCCATCTACGGGGCCGAGACGAAACTCATACACATATATGACTACGACATAAGGCCTTGCGAGGGTTGCCTGAGCGACGAGCAACTTGCCTGCAGACCACCCTGCATTAATGACGGTAGCTGGGCTCTCCTTAAGGAAATACTGAACAGCGATGCCCTCATCGTGGCGACGCCCGTGTTCTGGTACGGTCCTTCAGGACACCTGAAGAACTTGATAGATAAGTTAACAGTGTTCGAGAACATGATATTCATAGATGGTAAGTCATGGGTTGAGGGTAAGGTGGCTGGTTTCATAGCCGTAGGGGCTGAGGCCGGTGCGGCAATGACGATCGCGTACCTCATGTCAGTCTTTAACTCCTTCGGGTACCTAATACCGCCTTGGGCGTTAGCCTACTACCAAGGAACTGATGACGTGCTTAAGAGCAGGGAGGCGGTGATGGACGCAGCCAACATAGGTAAGATAGTCGTTGAGGCTGCAGAGCTGGTTAGGGGGAGGCCTTCGATCAAGTGGTACGACCCTCAAATACAGGAGGTCTTGGCAGGAATGAACGTGCTGACGAAGGTCGCTGACAAGGCTAGGAGGCTTAAGGATGTAACCACCTCCAAGAGGGCTGAGTTCATAGGAAGGTTGCTGGAGACCGACGCAAACAGGTATAGAGACAGCGACCCAGGCTAG
- a CDS encoding alkaline phosphatase family protein produces the protein MKLIYLVLDGVADRLADPKSSLTLARKPYLDLLARAGVCGLVYSVGAGIAPESDAAVMSILGYDPHTHYTGRGPVEAVGAGIPFLEGREVAFRANFATVDPLSRKLVDRRVGRSLSTEEARELAESLDGMRLSKYGGYVKVKATVGHRAVVVLGSEELSLSDEVENTDPAYRKVGSISVAEKVFTPYVRESSPLSTSLNARVAAELINEFTVKAVEVLDKHPVNSRRERKGLLKANVILLRDAGSRLPRLTPINQLYGLTFGSITEMPVENGIARLAGMRSIEMPPPTQDKASDYSLRLEATFKLLGEVDVVYVHLKGPDEPGHDGDYLGKVRSIEDIDKHYVKELIEGVNLGETALLVTADHATPPSVKAHTDDPVPLLLVGGDVAPDRVLKLCESECHGKGGLGLIDHGWEVLPKILKILGIGTLGQPQ, from the coding sequence ATGAAGTTAATATATCTAGTTCTCGACGGAGTCGCTGACAGGCTAGCCGACCCCAAGAGCTCGTTAACCCTGGCCAGGAAGCCATACCTAGACCTACTCGCGAGAGCCGGTGTTTGCGGTTTAGTGTACAGTGTAGGTGCGGGGATAGCTCCGGAGTCCGATGCTGCGGTCATGAGCATACTCGGCTATGACCCGCACACCCACTATACAGGCAGAGGCCCTGTCGAGGCGGTTGGCGCTGGGATCCCGTTCCTTGAGGGTCGTGAGGTGGCTTTTAGAGCTAACTTCGCCACCGTGGACCCTCTCAGCAGGAAGTTGGTCGATAGGAGGGTTGGGAGGTCGCTGAGTACTGAGGAGGCACGCGAGCTCGCCGAATCACTTGACGGGATGAGGTTGAGTAAGTATGGCGGTTACGTTAAGGTTAAGGCGACTGTAGGACATAGGGCGGTCGTTGTTTTAGGCAGTGAGGAACTCTCCCTCAGCGATGAAGTGGAGAACACGGACCCCGCCTACAGGAAGGTGGGTAGCATATCGGTGGCGGAGAAAGTTTTCACGCCGTACGTCAGGGAATCCTCACCGCTAAGCACCAGCCTGAACGCCCGCGTCGCCGCAGAACTGATCAACGAATTCACAGTCAAGGCCGTTGAAGTGTTGGATAAGCATCCGGTCAACAGTAGGAGAGAGAGGAAGGGGCTCCTTAAGGCTAACGTGATACTGTTGAGGGATGCGGGCTCAAGACTCCCCCGACTAACCCCTATAAATCAGCTGTATGGACTCACGTTCGGCTCTATAACGGAGATGCCCGTGGAGAACGGGATAGCGAGACTTGCCGGGATGCGTTCTATAGAGATGCCGCCGCCAACCCAGGATAAGGCCTCCGACTATTCGCTGAGGCTGGAAGCCACTTTCAAATTACTCGGTGAGGTAGACGTAGTCTACGTTCATCTGAAAGGGCCTGACGAGCCCGGACACGACGGCGACTACCTTGGTAAGGTGAGGTCTATAGAGGATATAGATAAGCATTACGTTAAGGAGTTGATCGAGGGAGTGAACCTGGGTGAGACAGCCTTACTGGTGACGGCGGACCACGCCACACCGCCCTCCGTTAAAGCCCACACCGACGATCCAGTCCCCCTGCTACTCGTGGGCGGTGATGTGGCTCCCGATAGAGTTCTGAAGTTGTGCGAGAGCGAATGCCACGGGAAGGGAGGGCTAGGCCTGATAGACCATGGGTGGGAGGTACTGCCTAAAATCCTTAAGATTCTGGGTATAGGCACCCTGGGCCAGCCTCAGTAA
- a CDS encoding tyrosine-type recombinase/integrase, giving the protein MVRFDLAGASRDVLESDVWHALEVFLTELEAAGASAKTVRAYRYGITNFLKFLGKNLARELSVEDYNRWRLDRLRRGLPRGSSDRRKAQVTLHYYSLYVRAFIKWLGLADRIPAVARPRGRRNVTALKDEEVRRMLEASRDVLDRVVVALLYETGLRAQELLTINVEDLNLKDREIVVRHAKFGEERVVFFGPLSAEALQVYLTSYRRGGGRLINLTYSGLYKRLKTLAARAGVGVDKVRPHVLRHTFATEALRRGMDVLALQSLLGHKDVKTTQIYVHLLKEDIKKSYERVFAQGWQRVEDVAGEVTY; this is encoded by the coding sequence GTGGTCAGATTCGATTTAGCCGGCGCCTCTAGAGACGTCCTTGAGAGCGATGTCTGGCACGCGCTGGAAGTGTTCTTGACAGAGCTTGAAGCCGCTGGAGCCTCGGCGAAGACTGTCCGCGCCTACAGATATGGCATAACGAATTTCCTCAAGTTCTTGGGCAAGAACCTCGCTAGGGAGTTAAGCGTTGAGGACTACAACAGGTGGAGACTGGATAGGTTGAGGAGGGGCCTACCAAGGGGGTCGAGCGATAGAAGGAAGGCTCAAGTCACGCTACACTATTACTCACTCTACGTGAGGGCATTCATTAAGTGGCTGGGCCTGGCTGACAGGATTCCCGCAGTTGCTAGACCTAGGGGGAGGAGGAACGTGACCGCACTTAAGGATGAGGAGGTCCGCAGAATGCTTGAAGCCTCAAGAGATGTTTTGGACAGGGTTGTCGTTGCGTTGCTGTATGAGACCGGACTCAGAGCGCAGGAGCTCCTCACCATAAACGTGGAGGACTTAAACCTCAAAGACCGTGAGATAGTGGTTAGGCACGCTAAGTTCGGTGAGGAGAGAGTTGTCTTCTTCGGCCCTCTGAGTGCTGAGGCCCTGCAGGTCTACCTCACATCATATAGGAGGGGGGGAGGGAGGCTGATTAACCTAACGTACAGCGGGTTGTACAAGAGACTGAAAACGCTTGCAGCAAGGGCCGGCGTAGGGGTTGACAAGGTCAGACCCCACGTCCTGAGACACACCTTCGCCACAGAAGCGCTGAGGAGAGGTATGGATGTTCTAGCGTTGCAGAGCCTCTTAGGACATAAAGACGTTAAAACCACTCAGATATACGTCCACCTACTTAAGGAGGATATTAAGAAATCGTATGAGAGAGTCTTCGCTCAGGGCTGGCAACGCGTCGAGGACGTTGCCGGTGAGGTCACTTACTGA
- a CDS encoding phosphate uptake regulator PhoU — translation MGGCVPEIRRIQKFGKSTLMVSLPASWVKSMKLSPGDSVAIDLMEDGTLRVVPLYMAQKKEERVLQIKVSKSSSETLLARSIIAGYLLGVDVVIVEAMDGVLSETHLRTVRDVVKELLGAEILEHTPNKVSVQILVDPSKYSAINMLNRLVNRVKFMIQHLQIAVIDNKPYLLDEISEIEKEVDRLHALAVRQILQAQNDRTLVKHLGIKASLIPEYRGIVKGLEEAADALSITAQILKELESRNQLPLLTHESNILKESLDYLLMTVDRIDRTFKTLDLYIANEILNMVTEYYTLIRKYDELLFRALKEKEEPKKEFDKSYVMLREFIDRLIEVGRAMEAVSEAVFDISVERAGTTLDICKVYI, via the coding sequence ATGGGTGGATGCGTGCCTGAAATAAGGAGAATTCAGAAGTTCGGTAAGTCAACGTTAATGGTATCTCTGCCGGCAAGCTGGGTTAAGTCAATGAAGCTATCGCCTGGCGACAGCGTCGCCATCGACTTGATGGAGGACGGCACACTGAGGGTCGTGCCTCTCTACATGGCGCAGAAGAAGGAGGAGAGGGTTCTGCAGATAAAGGTGAGTAAGAGCTCCTCTGAGACCCTGCTCGCGAGAAGCATAATCGCGGGCTACCTACTTGGGGTTGATGTAGTGATTGTGGAGGCTATGGATGGCGTGCTCTCCGAAACGCATTTGAGGACCGTCAGGGACGTGGTTAAGGAGCTCTTGGGGGCTGAGATCCTTGAACACACCCCGAATAAAGTCTCCGTGCAGATACTGGTCGATCCAAGCAAGTACTCCGCCATCAACATGCTCAACAGGCTTGTCAACCGCGTTAAGTTCATGATCCAGCATCTGCAGATAGCGGTCATAGATAATAAGCCATACCTGCTTGACGAGATAAGCGAGATAGAGAAGGAGGTCGACAGACTGCACGCGCTGGCCGTGAGGCAGATCCTCCAGGCCCAGAACGACAGAACGCTGGTTAAGCATCTGGGGATCAAGGCCTCACTAATACCTGAGTACAGAGGTATCGTGAAAGGGCTTGAGGAGGCTGCGGACGCTCTGAGCATCACGGCCCAGATACTCAAGGAGTTGGAGAGCAGGAACCAGCTCCCGCTGCTAACCCACGAATCCAACATACTGAAGGAGAGCCTGGATTACCTACTCATGACCGTCGACAGGATTGACAGGACCTTCAAGACCCTAGATCTCTACATAGCTAATGAAATCCTGAACATGGTCACAGAGTACTACACGCTAATCAGGAAGTATGACGAACTACTCTTCAGAGCGCTTAAGGAGAAGGAGGAACCGAAGAAGGAGTTCGATAAGAGCTACGTGATGCTGAGGGAATTCATAGATAGGCTCATAGAGGTCGGCAGGGCCATGGAGGCGGTTTCAGAGGCGGTCTTCGACATATCGGTGGAGAGGGCTGGCACGACCCTAGATATATGTAAGGTCTACATTTAA
- a CDS encoding MBL fold metallo-hydrolase, which translates to MVFLGVGGWLSNPHFGQSGILVLTPELKVLLDAGEGTLERLRTCTGIQAGELDYIIVTHSHGDHVLGLPTIAQHLKHPVKTVVLSETADDIRALFKALHIENKLQQLLMLEIPHEGSMRLNPNTLLKWVRARHSIPAISVVLEVGSVKIGYSGDTTPNPDFSEVVRGAELLIHEFSVPEDMGEAANALGHTTTSEIGRIVKASSPKRIAPIHYYLESPRFSLEGLEGVELVLPAPCSTLSL; encoded by the coding sequence GTGGTGTTTCTCGGGGTCGGTGGCTGGCTCTCGAACCCTCACTTCGGTCAGTCTGGAATCCTGGTGCTTACTCCAGAGCTTAAGGTATTGCTGGACGCTGGTGAGGGCACTCTGGAGAGGTTGAGGACGTGCACGGGCATCCAGGCCGGCGAGCTTGACTACATAATCGTCACGCACTCCCACGGCGACCACGTGCTGGGATTGCCGACGATAGCCCAACACCTGAAGCATCCCGTGAAGACGGTGGTGCTGAGTGAAACGGCGGACGACATCAGAGCGCTGTTTAAAGCCCTGCACATAGAGAACAAACTCCAACAGCTGCTCATGCTTGAGATACCTCACGAGGGCTCCATGCGGCTTAACCCCAACACGCTGCTTAAGTGGGTTAGAGCCAGACACTCTATCCCCGCGATATCCGTCGTGCTCGAGGTGGGCAGCGTTAAAATAGGATACAGCGGGGACACCACCCCGAACCCCGACTTCTCGGAGGTGGTTAGGGGGGCTGAGTTGCTGATCCACGAGTTCTCAGTCCCGGAGGACATGGGGGAGGCGGCCAACGCGTTAGGGCACACCACCACCTCCGAGATAGGCAGGATCGTCAAGGCCTCCAGCCCGAAGCGGATAGCCCCCATACATTACTACTTGGAATCACCTAGGTTCAGCTTAGAGGGTTTAGAGGGTGTTGAGCTGGTTCTCCCCGCTCCCTGCTCCACGCTAAGTCTCTGA
- a CDS encoding AIR synthase family protein, protein MGDVKLKPEALRRYVIDKFSAADPDVVMQAGVGVDAAAVKACGETLIAVHPDPISGAVKHLGTLSIVIPANDVAMVGAYPRFFTSVLLLPEGSGEDLVDEITSSMVRALSRYGASMVGGHTEFTDSVTRPVVVTTAFGILKAGSLVRIDGVREGDVIVMSKYAGIEGTAVLASDFRQVLKHRGVGEEVLVKGEEMINDVSVVEEANLLSTEALVNAMHDPTEGGILGGLAEMAYASGKLIRAYADRIPVSPVTVRVAEVLGIDPLRMLSSGALLASIPRERAEDAVDLLEGIGVKASVIGEVLPGGRGAPLLELVRGSSREFIYDPYIEDEVMKLWTLMRG, encoded by the coding sequence GTGGGGGACGTGAAGCTGAAGCCCGAGGCTTTAAGGAGGTACGTCATAGATAAATTCAGTGCGGCGGACCCTGACGTGGTTATGCAGGCGGGTGTGGGGGTTGACGCGGCCGCTGTCAAAGCTTGCGGTGAGACCCTCATCGCCGTGCACCCAGACCCCATATCAGGAGCTGTAAAACATCTGGGCACGCTCTCTATAGTGATACCGGCTAACGACGTCGCCATGGTCGGGGCCTACCCTAGATTCTTCACCTCAGTACTGCTACTCCCCGAGGGTTCCGGCGAGGACTTAGTTGACGAGATAACGAGTTCGATGGTGAGGGCGTTGAGCAGATATGGGGCGTCCATGGTCGGCGGCCACACAGAGTTCACGGACAGCGTCACCAGACCCGTAGTGGTTACGACGGCCTTCGGCATCCTCAAGGCAGGCAGTCTAGTCAGGATTGACGGGGTTAGGGAGGGTGATGTGATAGTGATGAGCAAGTACGCCGGGATTGAAGGAACTGCAGTCCTGGCCTCGGACTTCAGGCAGGTTTTGAAGCATAGGGGGGTGGGTGAGGAAGTGCTCGTCAAGGGTGAGGAGATGATCAACGATGTGAGCGTGGTTGAGGAGGCGAACCTCCTGAGCACGGAGGCCCTGGTTAACGCCATGCACGACCCGACGGAGGGAGGCATTCTGGGAGGGCTTGCTGAGATGGCTTACGCCTCCGGTAAACTCATTAGAGCCTACGCGGATAGGATCCCAGTGAGTCCTGTGACGGTTAGGGTGGCTGAAGTCCTCGGGATTGATCCGCTTAGGATGCTCTCCTCAGGGGCTCTACTCGCGTCGATTCCTAGAGAACGTGCGGAGGACGCCGTCGACCTGCTCGAGGGGATTGGCGTGAAAGCGTCTGTGATAGGTGAGGTCCTCCCTGGAGGCCGCGGCGCCCCACTCCTTGAGCTAGTTAGAGGGAGCTCCAGGGAGTTTATTTACGACCCATACATTGAGGACGAGGTAATGAAGCTATGGACTCTGATGAGGGGCTGA
- the rimI gene encoding ribosomal protein S18-alanine N-acetyltransferase, giving the protein MDSDEGLKCLVRGATFNDLSAVMRIERRSFRYPYPETVFLSTLILHPQLFLVIECGEAVAGYITGYITSEGCCHIASVAVDPSLRRKGLGRMLLKTFEGRCVEAGAEYVWLEVSVFNDDAIRLYRKLGYEVVDRLPNYYPDSDAYLMRKLLKTQTS; this is encoded by the coding sequence ATGGACTCTGATGAGGGGCTGAAGTGCCTTGTCAGAGGCGCTACGTTCAATGATTTAAGCGCTGTGATGAGGATAGAGAGGAGGTCCTTCCGGTACCCGTATCCGGAGACCGTCTTCCTCTCGACGCTGATCCTCCACCCTCAGCTGTTCCTAGTGATTGAGTGTGGTGAGGCTGTAGCCGGATACATAACCGGCTACATAACGAGCGAGGGATGTTGCCACATAGCCTCAGTGGCTGTGGATCCCTCACTACGGAGGAAGGGCCTCGGCCGCATGTTGCTCAAGACCTTCGAAGGCAGGTGCGTGGAGGCCGGCGCTGAGTATGTGTGGCTTGAGGTCTCCGTGTTTAACGATGATGCAATAAGGCTCTACAGGAAGCTGGGCTATGAGGTGGTGGACAGATTACCCAACTACTACCCTGACTCCGACGCGTATCTGATGCGTAAACTCCTTAAAACGCAGACCTCATAG
- a CDS encoding HD domain-containing protein gives MSSAQPRKYVFDEIHGYIVLDNLTRELVDTPPLQRLRRIKQLSQAWYVFPGAVHTRFSHSLGVMRLAEKVADKLISDGLLRKDERDLLRVAALLHDIGHTPYSHALEYVFYTSFGVNHEELSYMMITEEPHITEALSSYGLTPSEVAEVVTGGHENVIFSNILGGDLNVDRLDYLPRDALHTGVKYGLIDLERIIQTLTLDGDGNVAVLPKAIHAVESFYVSRLHMYRSVYYHKTITGYQLLLASIYELMMSEREVKSLLEPFTSLEGIRRAVRDGSIAAWDDFLIGGVMDMVLARKLGSDVLRGLIKSYVNRRGYRAVYNHISFKQGAGITSSEMDKLDRVSRSLLLKGLGTYIFRTYTESVPIISREGEARVIREAKSLRISEIEDSIVGSLPRYMEIVRIYALPEVEDAVKNVLNLL, from the coding sequence TTGAGTAGCGCGCAACCTAGGAAGTACGTGTTTGACGAGATACATGGATACATAGTTCTGGACAACCTCACCAGGGAGTTGGTTGACACCCCTCCCCTGCAGAGGTTGAGGAGGATAAAGCAACTGTCCCAAGCCTGGTACGTGTTCCCGGGGGCGGTTCACACGAGGTTCTCACACTCCCTAGGTGTTATGAGGCTGGCTGAGAAGGTTGCGGACAAGCTGATATCTGATGGACTGCTCAGGAAGGATGAGAGGGACCTACTCAGGGTTGCGGCGTTGCTCCACGACATCGGCCACACACCCTATTCCCACGCGCTTGAGTACGTGTTCTACACCAGCTTCGGGGTCAATCATGAGGAGTTGAGCTACATGATGATAACTGAGGAGCCGCACATCACTGAGGCGCTGTCGAGCTACGGGCTAACCCCGAGTGAGGTGGCTGAGGTGGTGACGGGAGGGCATGAGAACGTGATCTTCAGCAACATATTGGGCGGTGACCTGAACGTGGACAGGCTCGACTACCTGCCTCGAGACGCCCTCCACACAGGGGTTAAGTATGGTCTGATAGATCTGGAGAGGATAATTCAGACGCTGACGCTGGATGGGGACGGTAACGTGGCGGTGTTGCCTAAAGCAATACACGCCGTGGAGTCATTCTACGTGTCCAGACTACACATGTATAGGTCGGTCTACTACCATAAAACTATAACAGGTTATCAACTATTGCTTGCCTCAATATATGAGTTGATGATGAGTGAGAGGGAGGTTAAGAGCCTGCTGGAGCCGTTCACATCCCTCGAGGGGATAAGGAGGGCCGTTAGGGACGGCAGCATCGCCGCATGGGACGACTTCCTAATAGGCGGTGTGATGGACATGGTTCTCGCCAGGAAGCTCGGGAGCGACGTTTTACGCGGGCTCATCAAGTCCTACGTTAATAGGAGGGGCTACAGGGCCGTGTACAACCACATAAGCTTCAAGCAGGGGGCCGGCATCACATCATCTGAAATGGATAAGTTGGATAGGGTGAGCAGGTCATTACTCCTGAAGGGTCTCGGCACCTACATCTTCAGAACGTACACCGAGTCCGTGCCGATAATCTCCAGGGAGGGTGAGGCCAGGGTCATAAGGGAGGCGAAATCGCTCAGGATCTCTGAGATCGAGGATTCGATAGTGGGGTCCCTGCCCAGATACATGGAGATAGTGCGTATCTACGCACTGCCGGAGGTCGAGGACGCTGTTAAGAACGTCCTCAACCTGCTATGA
- a CDS encoding universal stress protein, translating to MSYYPEPTYVVSYLFRRILIPVDGSSASYKALEVGLDFALRYGSKLTVLIVESQSTPNVDEIKRRVTEVAGKRGVSVGIKVRKPNYPDSSVATAIIEELFEEHYDLVLITARGRTLNPDLNLGSVALSIVVNSNTSVFLIR from the coding sequence ATGAGCTACTACCCCGAACCCACATACGTTGTCAGCTACCTCTTCAGAAGGATCCTCATCCCGGTCGACGGGTCGTCGGCGAGTTATAAAGCGCTTGAGGTAGGGCTGGACTTCGCGTTGAGGTACGGCTCTAAACTGACGGTTCTAATCGTCGAGAGCCAGTCAACACCTAACGTCGACGAGATAAAGAGGAGGGTAACGGAGGTAGCGGGTAAGAGGGGTGTTAGCGTTGGAATCAAGGTTAGGAAGCCGAATTACCCGGACTCCTCCGTCGCCACGGCGATAATTGAGGAACTGTTTGAGGAGCACTACGACCTAGTCCTGATAACGGCGCGTGGCAGAACCCTTAACCCAGATCTGAACCTGGGGTCCGTAGCGCTATCGATAGTGGTGAATTCTAACACCTCCGTATTCCTGATCAGGTAG
- a CDS encoding type II glyceraldehyde-3-phosphate dehydrogenase, which yields MKVRVGVNGYGTIGKRVAWAVTQQPDMELVGVVKTKPNWEALSALKRGYKIYTPKENVRDFHARSIEVQGTLEDLLNAVDVVIDATPGDVGASYRALYEGYARRAVFQGGEEPEVAEVSFNSLVNYREALGKRYVRVVSCNTTGLLRIVHAMSRVGKVRSVRGVIVRRAADLKEVKKGPVEGLVLDPPKPPSHHALDVNTVIKDLDIVTYAIVAPTTLAHVHVLHFSMGRNVTADEVLDSLASTPRILLVSGGLLKSTAELRELARDLGRPYGDVFENIVWSDSVYVRGDEVMLTYAVHQEAIVVPENVDAIRAVMRLKESPEESISLTDESLGIKRWL from the coding sequence ATGAAGGTTAGGGTGGGTGTCAACGGCTACGGGACTATAGGTAAGAGGGTTGCTTGGGCAGTGACCCAGCAACCCGACATGGAGTTGGTGGGGGTAGTTAAGACTAAGCCGAACTGGGAAGCGCTCTCAGCCCTTAAGAGAGGCTACAAGATCTACACACCTAAGGAGAACGTCAGGGACTTCCACGCACGAAGTATTGAAGTACAGGGGACTCTTGAGGACCTGCTGAACGCCGTCGACGTGGTCATCGACGCAACCCCGGGTGATGTGGGGGCGTCCTACAGGGCTCTTTACGAGGGCTACGCCCGCAGGGCCGTGTTCCAAGGTGGTGAGGAGCCGGAGGTAGCTGAAGTCAGCTTCAACTCCCTCGTGAACTACAGGGAGGCGTTGGGTAAGAGGTACGTCAGAGTGGTCTCATGCAACACTACGGGACTGCTTAGAATCGTACACGCCATGTCCAGGGTTGGTAAGGTAAGGAGCGTCAGGGGGGTCATAGTCAGGAGGGCGGCGGACTTGAAGGAGGTTAAGAAGGGACCTGTTGAGGGGTTAGTGTTAGACCCGCCTAAGCCGCCATCACATCACGCGCTGGACGTTAATACCGTAATTAAAGATCTCGACATAGTGACCTACGCCATCGTGGCGCCGACAACCCTTGCCCACGTGCATGTCCTACACTTCTCTATGGGCAGGAATGTGACTGCGGATGAGGTCCTTGACTCGCTGGCCAGCACACCCCGCATACTCCTGGTTAGCGGTGGACTGCTCAAATCGACGGCTGAGTTGAGGGAGTTAGCACGTGATTTAGGGAGGCCGTATGGGGACGTCTTCGAGAACATAGTCTGGAGTGACAGCGTTTACGTGAGGGGTGATGAGGTGATGCTGACTTACGCAGTTCATCAGGAGGCCATAGTGGTTCCTGAAAACGTGGATGCCATACGGGCTGTGATGAGGCTTAAGGAGAGTCCAGAGGAGTCGATAAGCCTTACTGACGAGAGCTTGGGCATTAAGAGGTGGTTATGA